One window from the genome of Crassostrea angulata isolate pt1a10 chromosome 2, ASM2561291v2, whole genome shotgun sequence encodes:
- the LOC128173093 gene encoding alpha-(1,3)-fucosyltransferase fut-5-like, which translates to MEPMRNIFLVLGFSALLGIFIFGVLETLEERRIVFIAPTIKRNTAIKTQTTLSNFKNGFPYTKTWVILWYNIPSYLNLYVKYSKMKKCEHIGSNCVISTDNSDVHNSSVVIFTHSSLPGSPPLKNKSQIWMFNTLENKAYTHRPNTAWKNQFEWIMSYRRDADVQRPYGKIIRLDKSLERNYSEIFRQKTKFGVWMSGHCPVPSRRKEYIEQLQKYIPIDTFGSCGKKKCGVRTNLKNDCLTNLAREYKFYFSFENNICKDYSTEKVFNLYKKDFNLSIIPVVNGPPQASEYLPTGTFLSTLNYTSPEVLAKKLKEIGSSEILYTKYLKEKDKYNSLDEPEIFREAICNVCQKLDKMEGDTILPKADVMNMFKNDC; encoded by the coding sequence ATGGAACCAATGAGGAACATATTCCTTGTCCTTGGTTTCTCTGCTCTGCTTGGCATATTCATTTTTGGAGTTCTCGAAACCCTAGAAGAAAGAAGAATTGTTTTCATTGCTCCCACAATCAAGAGAAATACAGCTATTAAAACACAGACCACATTATCCAATTTCAAAAACGGTTTTCCGTATACTAAGACGTGGGTAATTTTATGGTATAACATTCCGTCTTATCTAAATCTCTACGTAAAGTattctaaaatgaaaaagtgtGAACATATAGGATCAAACTGTGTTATATCAACGGACAACTCTGATGTCCATAACAGTAGTGTTGTGATCTTCACACATTCGTCACTACCAGGTTCTCCTCCCCTGAAGAATAAATCCCAGATATGGATGTTTAATACTCTGGAAAACAAAGCTTATACACATAGGCCAAATACCGCttggaaaaatcaatttgaatggATCATGTCTTATCGAAGAGATGCCGACGTTCAAAGACCGTATGGTAAAATCATAAGACTGGACAAAAGTTTGGAAAGAAATTATTCTGAGATTTTTCGACAAAAGACGAAATTCGGTGTCTGGATGTCGGGTCACTGTCCTGTTCCATCTCGTCGTAAAGAATACATTGAACAGTTGCAGAAGTACATACCAATTGACACGTTTGGATCATGTGGGAAGAAAAAGTGTGGGGTTCGAACCAATTTgaagaatgattgtttaacgaATCTTGCTAgggaatataaattttatttttccttcgAGAATAACATCTGTAAGGATTACTCTACAGAAAAGGTGTTCAACTTGTATAAAAAGGATTTCAACCTTAGCATCATACCGGTTGTAAATGGTCCTCCCCAGGCAAGTGAATATTTACCTACGGGAACGTTTTTAAGCACGTTGAATTATACTTCTCCAGAGGTGTTGGCAAAAAAGCTTAAAGAAATTGGATCAAGTGAAATATTATATACTAAATATCtgaaagaaaaagataaataCAATTCATTAGATGAACCTGAGATTTTTCGAGAAGCGATATGTAATGTTTGTCAGAAACTAGATAAGATGGAAGGGGACACAATTTTGCCAAAAGCGGATGTgatgaacatgtttaaaaatgattGTTGA